Below is a window of Georgenia soli DNA.
GTGCAGCAGGTCAACCCGGACGCGAAGCTCGGCATCGGGCCGCCCATCGAGAATGGCTTCTACTACGACTTCGAAGTCGAGACCCCGTTCACCCCCGAGGACCTGAAGAACCTCGAGAAGGTCATGGGCCGCATCGTCAAGGAGGGGCAGACCTTCCGCCGTCGGGTCGTCACCGAGGAGGAGGCGCGCGCCGAGCTCGCGGGGGAGCCGTACAAGCTCGAGCTCATCGGCCTGAAGGGCCCCGGCGGGGACGCCGAGGGCGAGGTGGCCGAGGGCGCCTCCGTCGAGGTGGGCGGCGGCGAGCTGACGATCTACGACAACGTCCGGCGCGGGGGCGAGGTGGCGTGGAAGGACCTGTGCCGCGGCCCGCACCTGCCCTCGACGAAGCTCATCGGGAACGGGTTCCAGCTCATGCGCAGCGCCGCCGCCTACTGGCGCGGCAGCGAGAAGAACCCGCAGCTCCAGCGCGTCTACGGCACCGCCTGGCCCACCAAGGACGAGCTCAAGGCCTACACCGAGCGCCTCGCCGAGGCGGAACGGCGTGACCACCGCCGCCTGGGCGCCGAGCTGGACCTGTTCTCCTTCCCCGACGAGATCGGGTCGGGCCTGCCGGTCTTCCACCCCAAGGGCGCCATGATCCGGATGGAGATGGAGGAGTACTCCCGCCGCCGCCACGTCGAGGCCGGCTACTCCTTCGTCAACACTCCGCACATCACCAAGGCGCAGCTCTTCGAGACCTCCCGGCACCTGGAGTGGTACGCCGACGGGATGTACCCCCCGATGCACCTGGACGAGGCGCGCGACGCCGAGGGCAACGTCACCCGGCAGGGCCAGGACTACTACCTCAAGCCCATGAACTGCCCGATGCACAACCTCGTCTTCAACTCCCGGGGGCGTTCCTACCGCGAGCTGCCGCTGCGGCTCTTCGAGTTCGGGCACGTGTACCGGTACGAGAAGTCCGGGGTGGTGCACGGCCTGACCCGCGCCCGCGGCTTCACCCAGGACGACGCCCACATCTACTGCACCCGCGAGCAGATGAAGGACGAGCTCTCGAGCCTGCTGACCTTCGTCCTCGACCTGCTCAAGGACTACGGGCTGGAGGAGTTCTACCTCGAGCTGTCCACCCGCGACCCGGAGAAGTCCGTGGGCGACGAGGCCACCTGGGAGGAGGCCACCCGCACCCTGGAGGAGGTGGCCACCGCCTCCGGCCTCGAGCTCGTGCCGGACCCGGGCGGCGCCGCCTTCTACGGGCCCAAGATCTCGGTGCAGGCCAAGGACGCCATCGGGCGCACCTGGCAGCTCTCCACCATCCAGCTCGACTTCTTCGAGCCGGAGCTGTTCGAGCTCGAGTACACCGCCCCCGACGGGTCCCGGCAGCGCCCGGTGATGATCCACCGCGCCCTGTTCGGCTCCATCGAGCGGTTCTTCGGTGTGCTCCTCGAGCACTACGCCGGTGCCTTCCCGGCCTGGCTCTCCCCGGTTCAGGTGATCGGCGTGCCGGTCGCCGACGTCTTCGACGACTACCTGCGGGACGTTCTCGACCAGCTCCGCGCCCGCGGGGTCCGCGTCCAGCTGGACGACTCCGACGACCGGTTCGGCAAGAAGATCCGCAACGCCGCCAAGGAGAAGGCGCCGTTCGTGCTCATCGCCGGCGGCGAGGACGTCGAGGCGGGCGCCGTCTCGTTCCGCTACCGCGACGGCTCGCAGCGCAACCAGGTGCCCGTCGCCGAGGCGATCGAGGAGATCGTCGGGAAGATCGCCGCCCGGGAGCAGGTGTGACGGGGGACCACCTGGACCCGCGGGCCGCTGAGGCGGCCGGCGGCCACCCCGGCGTGCCCGACGCCTTCGGGCGCCTGTGGACGCCGCACCGCATGGTCTACGTCGGCGGCCAGGACAAGCCG
It encodes the following:
- the thrS gene encoding threonine--tRNA ligase — encoded protein: MTIDHFLTIDGVEQTVTESTTGTELFADRRDVVALAVDGELKDLSVDLAELPVGAKVEPVTIDSPAGLQILRHSAAHVLAQAVQQVNPDAKLGIGPPIENGFYYDFEVETPFTPEDLKNLEKVMGRIVKEGQTFRRRVVTEEEARAELAGEPYKLELIGLKGPGGDAEGEVAEGASVEVGGGELTIYDNVRRGGEVAWKDLCRGPHLPSTKLIGNGFQLMRSAAAYWRGSEKNPQLQRVYGTAWPTKDELKAYTERLAEAERRDHRRLGAELDLFSFPDEIGSGLPVFHPKGAMIRMEMEEYSRRRHVEAGYSFVNTPHITKAQLFETSRHLEWYADGMYPPMHLDEARDAEGNVTRQGQDYYLKPMNCPMHNLVFNSRGRSYRELPLRLFEFGHVYRYEKSGVVHGLTRARGFTQDDAHIYCTREQMKDELSSLLTFVLDLLKDYGLEEFYLELSTRDPEKSVGDEATWEEATRTLEEVATASGLELVPDPGGAAFYGPKISVQAKDAIGRTWQLSTIQLDFFEPELFELEYTAPDGSRQRPVMIHRALFGSIERFFGVLLEHYAGAFPAWLSPVQVIGVPVADVFDDYLRDVLDQLRARGVRVQLDDSDDRFGKKIRNAAKEKAPFVLIAGGEDVEAGAVSFRYRDGSQRNQVPVAEAIEEIVGKIAAREQV